A genome region from Methylobacterium sp. FF17 includes the following:
- a CDS encoding limonene-1,2-epoxide hydrolase family protein — MTDDTPEIALVRLFFEHINADRFDDAIDLLAEAVFYHNIPLPEIRGRENARRFHKTFGVGDRIRVDWKLLRIAQDGDTVLTERLDLFTAPNGNRIALPTMGSMRVGNGAITEWRDYFDLASFERQAAALQG; from the coding sequence ATGACCGACGACACGCCCGAGATCGCCCTGGTGCGCCTGTTCTTCGAACACATCAACGCCGACCGCTTCGATGATGCGATCGACTTGCTGGCCGAGGCGGTTTTCTACCACAACATCCCGTTGCCGGAGATCCGGGGCCGGGAGAACGCCCGACGCTTCCATAAGACCTTCGGGGTCGGCGACCGCATCCGGGTCGACTGGAAGCTGCTGCGCATCGCCCAGGACGGCGATACCGTTCTGACCGAGAGACTCGATCTCTTCACCGCCCCGAACGGGAACCGCATCGCGCTGCCGACCATGGGCAGCATGCGCGTCGGCAACGGGGCGATCACGGAATGGCGGGACTATTTCGACCTCGCCAGCTTCGAGAGACAGGCGGCCGCGTTGCAAGGCTGA
- a CDS encoding SDR family oxidoreductase, giving the protein MKSETIDAPRLGTALIAGANGIIGKALMEELGSTPGWHARALSRRPHGSAGSIAVDLGDAGATRAALREARDTTHLFYAALAPQPSLAEEDRVNGAMLRNLLDGLEAHDAPLRRVVLYQGAKVYGVHLGPVPSPFYEDDPRHIGPNFYFTQEDELRTRAARGGPAWAILRPDVVVGDAAGNAMNIAMVIGAYAALCRAEGAAFRFPGPAHVYEGVLAQVTDAGALARASLWAATAEAARGEAFNYVHEPFRWRRVWETLAVALDLPLGPPVPLRLATHMADKASAWERLVAEQGLRETPYARAVGWGFGDFVFHSDFDLVSDMGKIRRAGFDESVDSIAALLGAIGRLQAAKVLPR; this is encoded by the coding sequence GTGAAGTCCGAGACAATCGATGCGCCCCGGCTTGGAACGGCCCTGATTGCCGGCGCAAACGGCATCATCGGCAAGGCTCTGATGGAGGAACTCGGTTCGACGCCGGGTTGGCACGCCCGCGCCCTGTCGCGCCGCCCGCACGGATCGGCCGGGTCCATCGCCGTGGACCTCGGCGATGCGGGTGCGACCCGTGCCGCGCTCCGGGAGGCACGGGACACGACGCACCTGTTCTACGCCGCGCTGGCACCGCAACCGAGCCTTGCGGAGGAAGATCGCGTCAACGGGGCAATGCTGCGCAACCTGCTCGACGGGCTGGAGGCCCACGATGCGCCGCTGCGGCGGGTGGTGCTCTACCAGGGCGCCAAGGTCTACGGGGTTCATCTCGGGCCCGTGCCGTCACCCTTCTACGAGGACGATCCGCGCCACATCGGACCGAACTTCTACTTCACCCAGGAGGATGAACTGCGGACGCGCGCAGCGCGCGGCGGCCCGGCCTGGGCGATCCTGCGGCCAGATGTCGTGGTCGGGGATGCCGCCGGAAATGCCATGAACATCGCCATGGTGATCGGGGCCTACGCGGCCCTGTGCCGGGCGGAGGGGGCAGCCTTCCGCTTCCCCGGCCCCGCCCATGTCTATGAGGGCGTGCTGGCCCAGGTCACCGATGCCGGCGCCCTCGCCCGGGCGAGCCTCTGGGCGGCGACGGCGGAGGCGGCGCGCGGGGAGGCCTTCAACTATGTGCACGAGCCCTTCCGCTGGCGCCGGGTCTGGGAGACGCTCGCGGTGGCGCTCGACCTGCCCCTCGGGCCGCCGGTTCCCCTGAGACTCGCGACCCACATGGCCGATAAGGCGTCGGCCTGGGAGCGTCTGGTGGCCGAACAGGGCCTGCGCGAGACGCCCTATGCGCGCGCGGTCGGCTGGGGTTTCGGCGACTTCGTGTTTCACAGCGATTTCGACCTCGTCTCCGACATGGGCAAGATCCGTCGCGCCGGCTTCGACGAAAGCGTCGACAGCATCGCGGCCCTGCTGGGGGCCATCGGACGCCTCCAGGCGGCGAAGGTTCTGCCGCGTTGA
- a CDS encoding alpha/beta fold hydrolase translates to MPFVTTSDGVEIFFKDWGPRDAQPIVFHHGWPLSSDDWDAQMLFFVAQGFRVVAHDRRGHGRSAQVSEGHTMDAYAADAAAVVRHLDLRNAVHVGHSTGGGEVARYVARHGEPDGRVAKAVLVSAVTPLMLQIPDNPGGLPITVFDGFRQALAANRAQFFLDVPTGPFYGFNRDGATVHPGVITNWWRQGMMGSAKAHYDGIAAFSETDQREDLKAIGVPTLVLHGEDDQIVPIDAAARESIKLLRHGTLKTYPGFSHGMLTVDADTLNADILAFVRG, encoded by the coding sequence ATGCCCTTCGTCACCACCTCCGACGGCGTCGAAATCTTCTTCAAGGACTGGGGTCCGCGGGATGCGCAGCCCATCGTCTTCCACCATGGCTGGCCGCTCTCCTCCGACGATTGGGACGCGCAGATGCTGTTCTTCGTCGCGCAGGGCTTCCGCGTCGTCGCGCACGACCGGCGCGGCCACGGCCGCTCGGCCCAGGTCTCCGAAGGTCACACGATGGACGCCTACGCCGCCGACGCGGCCGCCGTCGTTCGTCATCTCGACCTGCGCAACGCCGTCCATGTCGGTCATTCCACCGGCGGCGGCGAGGTGGCCCGCTACGTCGCCCGGCACGGCGAGCCGGACGGTCGCGTCGCCAAGGCCGTGCTCGTGAGCGCCGTGACGCCGCTCATGCTCCAGATCCCCGACAATCCGGGCGGCCTGCCGATCACGGTCTTCGACGGCTTCCGTCAGGCGCTCGCCGCCAACCGGGCGCAGTTCTTCCTCGACGTGCCGACGGGGCCCTTCTACGGCTTCAACCGCGACGGCGCGACGGTGCATCCGGGCGTGATCACCAACTGGTGGCGCCAGGGCATGATGGGCAGCGCCAAGGCGCATTACGACGGCATCGCGGCCTTCTCCGAAACCGACCAGCGCGAGGACCTGAAGGCGATCGGCGTCCCGACGCTCGTCCTGCACGGCGAAGACGATCAGATCGTGCCGATCGACGCGGCGGCGCGCGAGTCGATCAAGCTCCTCCGCCACGGCACGCTGAAGACCTATCCGGGCTTCAGCCACGGCATGCTCACCGTCGACGCCGACACGCTGAACGCCGACATCCTCGCCTTCGTCCGGGGTTAG